The Streptococcus pantholopis genome has a segment encoding these proteins:
- a CDS encoding ECF transporter S component, giving the protein MGKNKTKELAVLAVLTALSVVLAYIHLPTPTGYLTLLDTGIYFTAFYLGSQSGAVVGGLSGFLIDLLLGYPHYMIYSLIAHGLQGFFAGWKGKKRLLGILLAGVAMVGSYFAAALLLGYGWGAAWAGIWGNIAQNILGLAAGGFTYLAYRRSGKR; this is encoded by the coding sequence ATGGGGAAAAATAAGACAAAAGAATTAGCGGTTTTGGCTGTGTTAACAGCTTTAAGTGTTGTTTTAGCCTATATTCACCTGCCGACGCCGACGGGCTATTTAACTTTATTGGATACGGGGATATACTTCACAGCCTTCTATCTTGGATCGCAGTCAGGAGCAGTTGTGGGCGGGCTGTCAGGTTTTTTAATTGACCTTTTGCTTGGTTATCCTCACTATATGATTTATAGTTTAATAGCTCATGGCCTTCAGGGCTTCTTTGCTGGCTGGAAAGGCAAGAAACGGTTGCTGGGAATCTTGTTGGCTGGTGTTGCTATGGTAGGATCTTATTTTGCAGCAGCATTGCTGCTTGGCTATGGCTGGGGTGCTGCCTGGGCAGGAATCTGGGGCAATATTGCTCAGAATATTCTGGGGCTGGCAGCAGGTGGTTTTACTTACTTGGCCTATAGACGCTCTGGAAAGCGATAG
- the truA gene encoding tRNA pseudouridine(38-40) synthase TruA, with the protein MIRYKAIISYDGTDFSGFQRQPRQRTVQEELEKTLQRLNSGQAVVVHGAGRTDAGVHAYGQVVHFDLPQARDLEKLRFGLDTQTPDDIDVISVQEVSEAFHARYNKHYKTYEFLVDIGRPKNPLLRHYATHFPYPLTLALMEEALPDLLGTHDFTGFTAAGSSVINKVRTIKAAELRFDKDKNLLVFTFSGDGFLYKQVRNMVGTLLKIGTGRMPVSQIKTVLETKDRTLAGPTAAGNGLYLKEIIYEE; encoded by the coding sequence ATGATACGATATAAGGCGATTATTTCATATGACGGGACAGATTTTTCTGGTTTTCAGCGCCAGCCGCGGCAGCGGACAGTTCAAGAGGAGCTTGAGAAGACACTGCAGCGCTTAAACAGCGGACAGGCTGTTGTTGTCCATGGTGCCGGGCGTACGGATGCTGGTGTTCATGCTTACGGTCAGGTCGTTCATTTTGATTTACCGCAGGCGCGTGATCTTGAAAAACTGCGTTTCGGACTGGATACACAGACACCGGATGATATTGATGTGATTAGTGTTCAAGAGGTTTCAGAGGCTTTTCATGCTCGTTATAATAAGCATTATAAAACCTATGAATTTCTTGTAGATATCGGCCGGCCTAAAAACCCTTTGCTGCGTCACTATGCTACCCACTTCCCCTATCCGCTGACTCTTGCGCTTATGGAAGAGGCTCTCCCAGATTTGCTTGGGACGCATGACTTTACCGGCTTTACCGCTGCTGGCAGCAGTGTGATCAATAAGGTCCGTACCATAAAAGCGGCTGAGCTTCGCTTTGACAAAGATAAAAATCTTTTGGTTTTTACCTTTTCCGGTGACGGTTTTCTTTATAAACAGGTCCGCAATATGGTGGGGACCTTACTTAAAATCGGAACGGGCAGGATGCCTGTCAGTCAGATTAAGACTGTATTGGAAACAAAGGATCGCACCTTGGCTGGACCGACTGCTGCGGGTAATGGTCTTTATCTGAAGGAGATTATTTATGAAGAATGA
- a CDS encoding TIGR01440 family protein, with translation MDLKILEKETRRIAADIIERSAIKKDQIFVLGLSSSEVAGGLIGKNSNLEIGEVIVKTIMEEVAKSGVYLAVQGCEHINRALVVERAAAESKGLEVVNVLPTVHAGGSGQLAAFKFMTDPVEVEEVTADAGLDIGDTSIGMHVKRVQVPLIPLERELGGAHVTALASRPKLVGGARAQHSQDPIRKF, from the coding sequence ATGGATTTGAAAATACTGGAAAAGGAAACCAGACGCATTGCAGCTGATATTATTGAGCGCAGTGCGATTAAAAAAGACCAGATTTTTGTTTTAGGCCTGTCTTCCAGTGAGGTTGCCGGCGGCTTAATCGGAAAGAATTCCAATCTTGAAATTGGTGAAGTCATCGTTAAAACTATTATGGAAGAAGTTGCCAAATCCGGTGTGTATTTGGCGGTTCAGGGGTGTGAGCATATTAACCGCGCTCTGGTCGTTGAACGTGCAGCAGCAGAAAGCAAGGGCCTGGAGGTTGTCAATGTTCTGCCGACAGTTCATGCTGGCGGAAGCGGACAGCTTGCAGCTTTTAAATTTATGACTGATCCTGTTGAAGTGGAGGAAGTGACTGCCGATGCCGGACTTGATATCGGTGATACATCAATCGGGATGCATGTTAAGCGTGTACAAGTCCCGCTCATCCCTCTGGAACGTGAGTTGGGGGGAGCCCATGTGACGGCGCTTGCCAGCCGTCCTAAATTGGTAGGCGGAGCGCGAGCTCAGCACAGTCAAGATCCGATTCGGAAATTTTGA
- a CDS encoding mechanosensitive ion channel family protein: MAIITRYIEQLHLDDLAVEALSKLVSLLLLLLLFFISKRILSHILNQTIGKSLSFIRQNKARQQTIVKLSNNIMNYGLYFLLLYWTLTILGVPVSSLLAGAGLAGLAVGLGAQGFLSDVVNGFFILLENQYDVGDSVEIGSIAGNVTNLGIRTTQVRGFDGTLHFIPNREILLVSNKSRGNMRAQIDIPIYAHANLEKITDIIETVNKKQLPNYPEIVDNPVILGLQTNQAGQLVFRIHIFVQNGQQNRIYSVFYGFYQEALTADGIQLPTINTFKDQSLPAAKG, translated from the coding sequence ATGGCTATTATAACAAGATATATCGAGCAGCTTCATCTGGACGATTTGGCTGTTGAGGCCCTTTCAAAGCTGGTCTCCTTGCTGCTCTTGCTGCTTTTATTTTTTATTAGCAAACGAATCCTGTCCCATATCCTAAACCAGACGATTGGCAAATCGCTGTCTTTTATACGTCAGAATAAAGCCCGACAGCAGACCATTGTTAAGCTGTCAAACAATATCATGAATTATGGGCTTTATTTTCTTCTCCTTTACTGGACATTAACAATTTTGGGAGTCCCGGTTTCCAGCCTCTTGGCTGGAGCAGGGCTCGCCGGCCTGGCAGTCGGTCTTGGAGCTCAGGGCTTTCTCTCAGATGTGGTTAACGGTTTTTTTATTCTTCTGGAAAACCAGTATGATGTCGGCGATTCTGTTGAAATCGGCTCAATCGCGGGCAATGTTACCAATCTTGGTATCCGTACAACTCAGGTTCGCGGGTTTGACGGGACGCTCCACTTTATCCCCAATCGGGAAATTTTGCTTGTCAGCAATAAATCGCGCGGCAATATGCGGGCACAGATCGATATTCCGATTTATGCTCATGCCAATCTGGAAAAAATCACTGATATCATAGAAACAGTCAACAAAAAACAGCTGCCAAACTACCCAGAAATTGTTGACAATCCAGTAATTCTGGGGCTGCAAACCAATCAAGCTGGACAGTTGGTTTTTCGCATTCATATTTTTGTTCAAAACGGTCAGCAAAATCGAATTTACTCAGTCTTTTATGGCTTTTATCAAGAAGCCTTGACTGCAGACGGTATTCAGCTGCCAACAATCAACACTTTTAAAGATCAGTCTCTTCCAGCCGCTAAAGGCTGA
- a CDS encoding bifunctional hydroxymethylpyrimidine kinase/phosphomethylpyrimidine kinase, with translation MKNDYILTIAGSDILSGGGLQADLATFSQYRLFAFVAQTCMTSVEEGQLEVIPTDLTVFKKQLKSLAGIPFSVIKIGLLPTEEIAAAVLDFIKQQAAAKIVLDPVLVFKENSDKEVADMRAILRDFFPYVTAVTPNLHEAEILSGQSIRNLADMQNAAYFLYQMGIESVVIKGGTRLASPLATDIVYDGENMQEFSTPLLNHNNNGAGCTFAASIAAQLAFGSNLPEAVKKAKAFVYHAITHANEYGVVPYYGEK, from the coding sequence ATGAAGAATGATTATATTTTAACGATAGCAGGCAGTGATATCCTCAGTGGCGGAGGCCTGCAGGCCGATTTAGCCACTTTTTCGCAATACCGCCTTTTTGCCTTTGTCGCTCAGACCTGTATGACTAGTGTGGAGGAGGGGCAGCTAGAGGTTATTCCGACAGATTTGACAGTTTTTAAGAAGCAGCTGAAAAGCCTTGCAGGTATCCCTTTTTCGGTTATTAAGATCGGCCTGCTCCCAACTGAAGAGATTGCGGCTGCTGTTTTGGATTTTATTAAACAGCAAGCTGCTGCCAAAATAGTTTTGGATCCAGTCCTTGTGTTTAAAGAAAACAGTGATAAAGAAGTAGCTGATATGCGGGCTATCTTGCGTGATTTTTTTCCTTATGTTACTGCAGTGACTCCTAATCTTCATGAAGCTGAAATCTTATCTGGTCAGTCTATCAGGAATTTAGCTGACATGCAGAATGCTGCTTACTTCTTATACCAGATGGGGATTGAAAGTGTAGTAATAAAGGGAGGGACAAGGCTAGCCTCTCCCTTAGCTACAGATATAGTTTATGATGGTGAAAATATGCAGGAGTTCAGCACACCTTTGCTTAATCATAATAATAACGGTGCTGGCTGTACTTTCGCGGCCAGTATTGCGGCTCAGCTGGCTTTTGGAAGCAATCTGCCTGAAGCTGTAAAAAAGGCCAAAGCTTTTGTTTATCATGCTATTACACACGCAAATGAATATGGGGTGGTGCCGTATTATGGGGAAAAATAA